A single genomic interval of Haloterrigena salifodinae harbors:
- a CDS encoding alkaline phosphatase family protein has product MTIVVLAIDAIDHALVDHFGLDALCLETDREIKTFNYSLEVPYTPEVWTTVATGLPIEEHDVKNAGTSEWSNPVLEFASKFTGHLSEHTRYRLGQLVTTHTGEDWGFGATDMETMFSEEGRYLHNWPGIDNSDVDEVHGLYNKAIDGELVTTEFDAAVYSIAAQEFEWVEERLRCRDRVGFDPSLLGVHTHILDAAGHIYAEDEDKLREFYQWVADRVRSIRTQLDTDDELLLLGDHGMEAEFLGDDTAGQHSWRPHVASTADSVPMDVVDVREWVESRLDDIGRRGEEMEVPEEQLRDLGYIS; this is encoded by the coding sequence ATGACGATCGTTGTTTTAGCAATTGACGCGATCGACCACGCGCTGGTCGACCATTTCGGTCTGGACGCCCTCTGCCTAGAGACCGACAGAGAGATCAAGACATTTAATTACTCCCTAGAGGTCCCGTACACGCCGGAAGTCTGGACAACTGTCGCTACGGGACTGCCGATCGAGGAACACGACGTGAAGAACGCAGGAACGAGCGAGTGGAGCAATCCCGTCCTTGAATTCGCCTCGAAGTTCACGGGTCACCTCAGCGAACACACGCGCTACCGCCTTGGACAGCTCGTGACGACCCACACTGGCGAGGACTGGGGCTTCGGTGCGACGGACATGGAGACGATGTTCTCGGAGGAGGGCCGATACCTTCACAACTGGCCGGGGATTGACAACTCCGACGTCGACGAGGTACATGGATTGTACAACAAGGCCATTGACGGCGAACTCGTCACCACCGAATTCGATGCGGCGGTCTACTCAATCGCGGCCCAGGAGTTTGAGTGGGTAGAGGAGCGACTTCGGTGCCGTGATCGCGTAGGATTTGATCCATCTCTTCTTGGCGTCCATACACACATTCTGGACGCAGCAGGTCACATTTACGCTGAGGATGAAGATAAACTTAGAGAGTTTTACCAGTGGGTCGCAGACCGGGTAAGGTCGATTCGAACGCAGCTGGATACGGACGATGAATTGCTGCTTCTCGGTGACCACGGGATGGAAGCAGAGTTCCTCGGTGACGACACGGCAGGGCAGCACTCTTGGCGACCTCATGTCGCATCCACAGCCGACTCCGTCCCGATGGACGTTGTCGACGTCCGAGAGTGGGTTGAGTCGCGGCTTGACGACATCGGTCGCCGAGGCGAGGAGATGGAGGTTCCGGAAGAGCAACTTCGCGATCTCGGATACATCTCATAA
- a CDS encoding alkaline phosphatase family protein, with the protein MTLLVVALDALDSALVDEFDADRLRLETSGRMETVSHMREQPYTPEAWASAATGMHPSDHGVSGGTSKWSNPLVDFASRFTGHLSMSMRSNLGNLIEGATGAEYTIAEVDSPTMFDGKDRIVHNWPGVSNGEELKRAWDIMWREGQTNAEFERDILGLAAEQFGWVREMLQHDVSVAGVHVHLLDATGHAYTEDRDRLRTAYERAGEFVGELCKRLDPSDDLLLVSDHGMTVDFYSDEHDHASGSGAHSWRAYAASTTDSVPDTILDVKSWVNEHAPQVESEDERLDIDEQRLRDLGYI; encoded by the coding sequence ATGACGCTACTTGTCGTTGCACTCGACGCACTTGACTCCGCACTCGTTGACGAGTTTGACGCTGATCGCCTGCGCTTAGAGACATCTGGGCGTATGGAAACCGTCTCTCATATGCGTGAGCAGCCGTACACGCCCGAGGCGTGGGCGTCCGCAGCCACGGGTATGCATCCGAGTGACCACGGTGTCAGCGGTGGGACGAGCAAGTGGAGTAACCCGCTCGTCGACTTTGCCTCTCGGTTCACAGGCCACCTCTCGATGTCGATGCGGTCTAATCTAGGAAACTTGATCGAGGGAGCCACCGGTGCGGAGTACACGATTGCTGAAGTAGATTCACCCACGATGTTCGATGGTAAGGACAGGATCGTTCACAACTGGCCCGGTGTTTCGAATGGAGAGGAGTTGAAGCGTGCGTGGGACATCATGTGGCGAGAGGGTCAGACCAACGCTGAATTCGAACGCGATATCTTAGGGCTCGCTGCAGAGCAGTTCGGCTGGGTGCGCGAGATGCTGCAGCATGACGTGTCCGTCGCAGGCGTTCACGTTCATTTGCTCGACGCAACCGGACATGCGTACACGGAAGACAGAGATCGACTGAGAACGGCATACGAGCGCGCCGGCGAGTTCGTGGGCGAACTCTGTAAGCGTCTAGATCCGAGTGACGACCTACTTCTGGTGAGCGACCATGGGATGACAGTCGACTTCTACTCTGACGAACACGATCACGCTTCCGGCTCCGGGGCGCACTCTTGGCGAGCGTACGCAGCGAGTACGACCGACTCCGTCCCCGATACTATCCTCGACGTTAAGTCGTGGGTCAACGAGCACGCCCCACAGGTGGAAAGTGAAGACGAACGACTGGACATCGACGAGCAGCGACTCAGGGACCTCGGGTATATATGA
- a CDS encoding oligosaccharide flippase family protein has product MSAAEADFGIEISKGVLAKFFMAAVGFAGSVVFARVLGPTGYGAFYLLLTLVEVLDNPVTGWGDACKKRITEAGFPMDEALGASLVGAVAASLVVVPLAVIFGRTTTVYNIDGMVVPFAVLFMFVCLFASTNRVLSARSNFSAADWSDTLRSFLTTPLQLGFVLLGFGAAGMAYGLAAATALTVPYVLWKIHLRPSVPSWESLASIRQYAKYSVPNGFLGTALSRMDILLLGALLSSAAVGKYQATMQLTMPGTFIGGVASAGLMGRVSEYKSRNDETSIRTDVENSLGHASVIAIPIFFGAAAMPNDLLVTVFGSEYSGVGLAFVGIALFRIVSMQTSQAQSTISGIDRPDINTRVSAVVLVLNLGLGYLLLRWYGIVGVVAATVVSEFVKYTLTVYALKQYLPDVPVFTQPFRDQILAGGVMFITVEFAHGVLGISWWGELLFLISLGGAIYFAALVAISESFRITVRGILSDALSD; this is encoded by the coding sequence ATGAGTGCGGCGGAGGCGGATTTCGGCATTGAGATTTCAAAAGGCGTTCTTGCGAAGTTCTTCATGGCTGCGGTCGGGTTCGCCGGCTCAGTCGTTTTCGCCCGCGTACTCGGTCCCACAGGGTATGGCGCATTCTATCTTCTCCTCACGCTCGTCGAAGTTCTCGACAACCCTGTAACAGGGTGGGGAGACGCCTGCAAAAAGCGAATCACGGAGGCTGGTTTTCCAATGGACGAAGCGCTCGGTGCGAGTCTCGTCGGTGCGGTGGCCGCTTCTTTAGTTGTCGTGCCGCTAGCTGTCATCTTTGGCCGGACGACCACCGTCTACAATATCGACGGGATGGTTGTCCCGTTTGCTGTGCTCTTCATGTTTGTCTGTCTCTTTGCTTCGACGAATCGGGTGCTCTCGGCGCGCTCGAACTTCTCGGCAGCGGATTGGTCTGATACACTCCGATCATTCCTGACGACACCGTTACAGCTTGGATTCGTGTTGCTCGGGTTCGGGGCTGCCGGTATGGCGTACGGACTCGCAGCAGCCACGGCTCTGACAGTTCCATACGTACTCTGGAAGATTCACCTGCGGCCTTCGGTTCCCTCATGGGAATCACTCGCCAGCATCAGACAGTACGCCAAGTATAGCGTCCCAAACGGATTTCTCGGAACGGCCTTGTCCCGGATGGATATCCTCCTCCTCGGCGCACTACTCTCGTCTGCAGCAGTGGGAAAGTATCAGGCGACAATGCAACTCACGATGCCAGGCACGTTCATCGGTGGCGTGGCGTCGGCGGGACTGATGGGACGCGTGAGCGAGTACAAGAGCAGGAATGACGAGACATCCATCCGAACTGATGTTGAGAACTCTCTTGGACACGCGAGTGTGATTGCGATTCCGATCTTCTTTGGCGCTGCAGCGATGCCGAACGACCTGCTCGTGACGGTGTTCGGATCCGAGTACAGCGGCGTCGGACTGGCATTCGTTGGAATCGCGCTGTTCCGGATAGTAAGTATGCAGACGAGTCAGGCCCAATCAACAATTAGTGGCATCGACCGTCCGGACATTAACACACGTGTGTCAGCAGTAGTACTTGTTCTTAATCTCGGCCTCGGTTACCTCCTTCTTCGTTGGTACGGCATTGTCGGCGTCGTTGCCGCAACGGTTGTCTCTGAGTTCGTGAAATACACTCTCACCGTGTACGCTCTCAAGCAGTATCTCCCCGACGTCCCCGTGTTCACACAACCGTTCCGTGACCAAATTCTCGCGGGCGGAGTCATGTTCATCACCGTCGAGTTCGCTCATGGTGTTCTCGGCATTTCATGGTGGGGAGAGCTGCTGTTCCTCATCAGTCTTGGCGGTGCAATCTACTTTGCCGCACTCGTCGCTATCAGTGAGTCCTTCCGCATCACTGTCAGAGGTATCCTCTCAGACGCGTTGTCGGATTGA
- a CDS encoding DUF368 domain-containing protein codes for MRDFLAVYCKGFSMGAADVVPGVSGGTIALIVGIYDRLIRAITAIDPRAFRPALRPHDPEARAQLRTELERMEIPFLLSLGLGVGTAIVLLSSLMHEAATTSPVATYGFFFGLIAASAVVLYGEIDRWTVGRVAISVGAIALAFAVSGTTAGNVPHGLPIILVAGAVAICAMILPGVSGAFFLLILGQYEYMTGTLSGFIDALLGLLDGGALAPVLETGTVVVVFGVGAVVGLFTMAHAVGYALEHYRAATLAALVSLMVGALRLPVERVLSNLGETSLGTPGIAVAMAFVGAGAVLLVDWYTDDLEY; via the coding sequence ATGCGGGACTTTCTCGCCGTGTATTGCAAGGGGTTCTCGATGGGCGCGGCCGACGTCGTCCCCGGCGTCTCGGGCGGGACGATCGCGCTCATCGTCGGCATCTACGACCGGTTGATCCGCGCGATCACCGCCATCGATCCCCGGGCCTTTCGCCCGGCGTTGCGGCCTCACGATCCCGAGGCTCGAGCGCAACTCCGAACGGAACTCGAGCGAATGGAGATCCCGTTTCTGCTGTCACTGGGACTCGGCGTCGGGACGGCGATTGTGCTCCTCTCGAGTCTCATGCACGAGGCGGCGACGACGTCTCCGGTGGCGACGTACGGCTTCTTCTTCGGGCTGATCGCGGCGTCGGCGGTCGTCCTCTACGGCGAGATCGACCGGTGGACGGTCGGCCGCGTGGCGATCTCGGTCGGCGCGATCGCGCTCGCGTTCGCGGTCTCGGGGACGACCGCGGGGAACGTCCCGCACGGGCTGCCGATCATCCTCGTCGCCGGCGCGGTCGCCATCTGTGCGATGATCCTCCCCGGCGTGTCGGGCGCGTTCTTCCTCCTGATCCTCGGCCAGTACGAGTACATGACGGGGACGTTGAGCGGGTTCATCGACGCGCTCCTCGGCCTGCTCGACGGCGGCGCGCTGGCGCCCGTCCTCGAGACCGGAACGGTCGTCGTCGTCTTCGGCGTCGGCGCGGTCGTCGGCCTGTTCACGATGGCCCACGCGGTCGGCTATGCCCTCGAGCACTACCGGGCCGCGACGCTGGCCGCGCTGGTGAGCCTGATGGTGGGCGCGTTGCGACTGCCCGTCGAGCGCGTCCTGAGCAACCTCGGCGAGACGTCGCTCGGAACGCCGGGCATCGCCGTCGCGATGGCGTTCGTCGGCGCTGGCGCCGTGTTACTGGTCGACTGGTACACCGACGACCTCGAGTACTGA
- a CDS encoding anaerobic glycerol-3-phosphate dehydrogenase subunit C gives MSDAEQPTDDHVPGAEEEEFEPIQVFPEAEEMDLRPGADNCYKCSTCDTNCPVAEVDDEFPGPKFQGPEQWRLKRQDDHDVDDSVMKCSNCMRCDSACPSEVPLSQMHNTARGEYVEEQMEKFSREYLRNRILANYRRLAPLAAAFPRTANFVMGLSVTKWMGEKLLGITSEREFPEFATETFREWWTKRGGAKVENPDKRIAYFHGCYSNYNTPEVAKALVRVYEHFGYEIMVPDQSCSGTPMFANGMLEDARRAAETNVRELAAALEDGADIVASCSSCSMSLRQEYPELFDFENTETVAENTWDAVEYLRVHEDLESELEGRSVEGDEFDDFAYHAPCHSRNQGLDGQTIEVLSMIDGIEAHDVGDSCSGISGTYGWKEENYETSMKIGEEMFEHMDAADAQTGLTECPTCSMQMEHGTGYEIKHTLEVLEAALVGSGSAAGGRREAG, from the coding sequence ATGAGCGACGCAGAGCAACCGACCGACGATCACGTACCGGGAGCCGAAGAGGAGGAGTTCGAACCCATCCAGGTGTTCCCCGAGGCCGAGGAGATGGACCTCCGGCCGGGAGCTGACAACTGCTACAAGTGCTCGACCTGCGACACCAACTGTCCCGTCGCCGAGGTCGACGACGAGTTCCCCGGCCCGAAGTTCCAGGGCCCCGAGCAGTGGCGGCTCAAGCGCCAGGACGACCACGACGTCGACGACTCGGTGATGAAGTGTTCGAACTGCATGCGCTGTGACAGCGCCTGCCCCTCCGAGGTCCCCCTCTCGCAGATGCACAACACGGCCCGCGGGGAGTACGTCGAGGAGCAGATGGAGAAATTCTCTCGGGAGTACCTCCGCAATCGGATCCTCGCGAACTACCGGCGACTCGCGCCGCTGGCGGCGGCGTTCCCCCGCACGGCGAACTTCGTGATGGGGCTGTCCGTCACGAAGTGGATGGGCGAGAAGCTCCTGGGAATCACGAGCGAGCGGGAGTTCCCCGAGTTCGCGACCGAGACGTTCCGCGAGTGGTGGACGAAGCGCGGCGGCGCGAAGGTCGAAAACCCGGACAAGCGGATCGCCTACTTCCACGGCTGCTACTCGAACTACAACACGCCCGAGGTCGCGAAGGCGCTCGTCCGCGTCTACGAGCACTTCGGCTACGAGATCATGGTCCCCGACCAGTCCTGTTCTGGGACGCCGATGTTCGCCAACGGCATGCTCGAGGACGCACGGCGGGCCGCCGAGACCAACGTCCGCGAACTCGCCGCGGCACTGGAGGACGGCGCCGATATCGTCGCCTCCTGTAGCTCCTGTTCGATGTCGCTCCGCCAGGAGTACCCCGAACTGTTCGATTTCGAGAACACCGAGACGGTGGCCGAGAACACCTGGGACGCCGTCGAATACCTCCGAGTTCACGAGGATCTCGAGAGCGAACTCGAGGGGCGCTCGGTCGAGGGTGACGAGTTCGACGACTTCGCCTATCACGCACCGTGTCATTCACGTAACCAGGGGCTCGACGGACAGACGATCGAAGTGCTCAGCATGATTGACGGCATCGAGGCCCACGACGTCGGCGACTCCTGTTCGGGGATCTCCGGCACCTACGGCTGGAAGGAGGAGAACTACGAGACGTCGATGAAGATCGGCGAGGAGATGTTCGAGCACATGGACGCGGCCGACGCACAGACCGGGCTGACCGAGTGTCCGACCTGCTCGATGCAGATGGAACACGGTACCGGCTACGAGATCAAACACACGCTCGAGGTCCTCGAGGCGGCGCTGGTCGGGTCCGGCTCGGCTGCGGGCGGGCGCCGGGAGGCCGGGTAG
- a CDS encoding oligosaccharyl transferase, archaeosortase A system-associated — protein MSTDTEHVEESETSPSLLETWSNWYHIPVLGAVMLFMFWVRTQAYDQFVTDDGSPALAGVDSWYQWRTIEWTAENYPNTMPYEVWSGFPEGTYVGQFGTLFDQIIVTVAMIVGLGDPSPETVYAVALLMIPAMAALVAIPVFYMGRRLGGTLGGLVAIAILALAPGTFLTRSTVGQLDHHVGEVLFMAIAVVAMMAALRSGEQQKPVYELIVDRDWNALRAPTMYSVLAGIAMMLYIWVWPSAIVLVGIFGVFFAIQLCLDYLRGVSPDHIAFVGAVSLGVTALTTTLLIERSGFGVTTFSYLQPLTALLIAVGCVFMAWLAREWNNRGIERQYYPVAIGGIAVAILLVMWLALPGLYNTLIGNLTSRLLPLNPSSGTLTISEAQPPDNFGNHVREEFGMAFYSMLVGLALLVARPLRDREFRAEYTLVIVWSLFLISMTATQVRFTYYLVLAVAVVNAVFIADVVEIFNLDIRGGIDSFRQIETYQVIVLFLVVILLFAPLLPPIAADSSTSWEQASNTAPSSDATIVWEGSNEWLANNTPAPGNWGEHENADQLEYFGTYQAPADGDYDYPDGAYGVMSWWDYGHLITTQGERIPHANPFQQNAPSASSFLTAESEERGELVLDTIAAGENPADKSTEELESLSEGATNEELRYVMIDYEMAAGKFSAITAWSGPNYEHYVTPEGHEDGQPVNINDYQNGSIPYYDTMQSQLYFDDADGLEHYRTVHENADAGTATIVAYAQVYTPAIQGQAGQELQELGYQEGDVIYYQDGELAAPGEGRPSVAIQQMGFQRIQSIQQNPTQQLLGARSAAAVKTFERVEGATLTGTVDDDADVLGNETTASVEVELETNAGRTFNYTQETEVAEDGSFELTVPYATNDELGVEDGYTNSSVEATGEYEVTVGEPGETGYATETAVPETEVVKGETITVDGFEQTELEDPDESDGNETDGNETDGGSADGNETDGGNETADGNQTGDGNQTDGNQTDDGAETEDN, from the coding sequence ATGAGTACGGACACCGAACACGTCGAGGAGTCCGAGACGTCACCCTCTCTCCTCGAGACGTGGAGTAACTGGTATCACATCCCCGTACTCGGGGCTGTGATGCTGTTTATGTTCTGGGTACGGACCCAGGCGTACGATCAATTCGTTACCGACGACGGTTCGCCTGCCCTCGCGGGCGTCGACTCTTGGTACCAGTGGCGAACGATCGAATGGACGGCGGAGAACTATCCGAACACGATGCCTTACGAGGTGTGGTCCGGATTTCCTGAAGGGACCTACGTCGGGCAGTTCGGGACGCTGTTCGACCAAATAATCGTCACGGTCGCGATGATCGTCGGTCTCGGTGATCCGTCACCGGAGACCGTCTACGCCGTCGCGCTACTGATGATCCCGGCGATGGCCGCACTGGTCGCGATTCCCGTGTTCTACATGGGTCGTCGGCTCGGCGGCACGCTCGGCGGACTCGTCGCCATCGCTATACTCGCACTCGCACCGGGAACGTTTCTGACCAGATCGACGGTCGGCCAACTCGATCACCACGTCGGCGAGGTACTGTTCATGGCGATCGCCGTCGTCGCGATGATGGCCGCCCTTCGCTCGGGCGAACAGCAAAAGCCCGTCTACGAACTGATCGTCGATCGCGACTGGAACGCGCTCCGCGCACCGACGATGTACAGCGTCCTCGCGGGGATCGCGATGATGCTGTACATCTGGGTGTGGCCGTCAGCGATCGTTCTCGTCGGCATCTTCGGCGTCTTCTTTGCAATTCAGCTCTGTCTGGACTACCTCCGTGGCGTTTCCCCGGATCATATCGCGTTCGTCGGCGCAGTCAGTCTCGGCGTGACCGCGCTGACGACAACGCTGCTAATCGAGCGATCCGGATTCGGTGTCACCACCTTCAGCTACCTACAACCTCTCACTGCCCTCCTCATCGCCGTCGGCTGTGTCTTCATGGCCTGGCTAGCTCGGGAGTGGAACAATCGCGGCATAGAGCGCCAATATTATCCCGTCGCGATCGGCGGTATCGCCGTCGCGATTCTGCTCGTTATGTGGCTCGCGCTGCCCGGGCTATACAATACGCTAATCGGAAACCTCACGAGCCGACTGCTCCCACTGAACCCGAGTTCAGGGACGCTCACGATTTCAGAAGCACAGCCACCAGACAATTTCGGAAATCACGTACGTGAGGAGTTCGGCATGGCCTTCTACTCCATGCTCGTGGGACTCGCACTCCTCGTCGCCCGTCCGCTCCGCGACCGCGAATTCCGGGCTGAGTACACGCTGGTCATCGTCTGGTCGCTGTTCCTCATCAGCATGACGGCGACGCAGGTTCGTTTCACCTACTATCTCGTGCTCGCAGTCGCAGTTGTCAACGCCGTCTTCATCGCGGATGTCGTTGAGATCTTCAACCTCGATATCCGCGGTGGGATCGACTCTTTCCGCCAGATCGAAACCTACCAGGTGATCGTGCTCTTCCTCGTCGTAATCTTGCTGTTCGCGCCGCTGCTCCCGCCGATCGCTGCCGATAGCTCGACCAGCTGGGAGCAGGCCAGCAACACCGCTCCCTCCAGCGATGCGACGATTGTCTGGGAGGGGTCGAACGAGTGGCTCGCCAACAACACGCCCGCGCCGGGCAACTGGGGCGAGCACGAAAACGCCGATCAACTCGAGTACTTCGGAACGTATCAAGCGCCCGCCGACGGCGATTACGACTATCCGGACGGGGCCTACGGCGTGATGTCGTGGTGGGACTACGGCCACCTGATAACGACGCAGGGTGAGCGGATCCCCCACGCGAACCCGTTCCAGCAGAACGCGCCGTCCGCCTCGTCGTTCCTGACCGCCGAGTCCGAGGAACGCGGCGAACTGGTGCTGGATACCATCGCCGCCGGCGAGAACCCGGCCGACAAGTCCACCGAGGAACTCGAGTCGCTGTCCGAGGGCGCCACCAACGAGGAACTGCGGTACGTGATGATCGACTACGAGATGGCGGCCGGGAAGTTCTCCGCGATCACCGCGTGGTCCGGGCCGAACTACGAACACTACGTGACGCCGGAGGGCCACGAGGACGGACAACCGGTGAACATCAACGACTACCAGAACGGCTCCATCCCGTACTACGACACGATGCAGTCCCAGCTGTACTTCGACGACGCTGACGGGCTCGAGCACTACCGGACCGTCCACGAGAACGCCGACGCCGGAACGGCGACGATCGTCGCCTACGCGCAGGTGTATACTCCCGCGATTCAGGGACAGGCCGGCCAGGAACTGCAGGAACTGGGCTACCAGGAGGGCGACGTGATCTACTACCAGGACGGCGAGCTCGCGGCTCCCGGCGAGGGTCGGCCGTCGGTGGCGATACAACAGATGGGCTTCCAGCGGATCCAGAGCATCCAGCAGAACCCGACCCAGCAGCTGCTCGGCGCCCGAAGCGCCGCCGCGGTGAAGACGTTCGAGCGCGTCGAGGGCGCGACGCTCACCGGCACCGTCGACGACGACGCCGATGTGCTCGGGAACGAGACGACGGCCAGCGTCGAAGTCGAACTCGAGACGAACGCCGGTCGGACGTTCAACTACACCCAAGAGACCGAGGTCGCCGAGGACGGCTCGTTCGAACTGACCGTCCCCTACGCGACCAACGACGAACTCGGCGTCGAGGACGGCTACACGAACAGTTCCGTCGAAGCGACCGGTGAGTACGAGGTGACCGTCGGCGAGCCGGGCGAAACCGGCTACGCAACGGAGACGGCGGTTCCCGAGACCGAAGTGGTCAAGGGCGAGACCATCACCGTCGACGGGTTCGAGCAGACCGAACTCGAGGACCCCGACGAGTCGGACGGCAACGAGACCGACGGGAACGAAACCGACGGCGGCTCGGCAGACGGCAACGAAACTGACGGCGGCAACGAAACTGCCGACGGAAACCAGACCGGCGACGGCAACCAGACTGACGGCAACCAAACCGACGACGGCGCCGAAACCGAGGACAACTAA
- a CDS encoding Cdc6/Cdc18 family protein, with the protein MELRERIARRRSARQDREILVDRDYLSPVVHPADPIGRGPVLEQLLDALEAVFDGELPPPIAVVGPAGAGTSAIVTAVFDALNEQLGESSRSIGTTTRAGRVGSSTWFVYVDGRRVESAFALYRTVLSVLSSEPVPESGVGTDDLRDRLQRQLARPDRHAVVAVDHHDEPETLAYERARELLAPVTDSVSIVAVGREAPDELAAEQPTVTVPAYRDHELVEVISDRASTGLAAGALDHESVRELAAWANGNAHDALAALFGAAVVASRDGSDRVAAEHLEQAKADVPDDCVHLDRVLSLSETRQRVLLDLVAIDAADRPIRDLATEIADRSSLTAGTVKRFLYELADHGVVERVPLSTTGSGRRPSTLAVRFPTIAFRTLGPSPNETDEPADGDDTAPAS; encoded by the coding sequence ATGGAGCTGCGGGAGCGCATCGCCCGACGACGATCGGCGCGACAGGACCGCGAGATCCTCGTTGACCGGGACTATCTCAGTCCGGTGGTCCACCCCGCGGACCCGATCGGTCGCGGCCCCGTCTTGGAACAGTTGCTCGACGCGCTCGAGGCGGTGTTCGACGGCGAGTTGCCGCCACCGATCGCCGTGGTCGGCCCGGCGGGCGCGGGCACGTCCGCGATCGTCACCGCCGTCTTCGACGCGTTGAACGAGCAGCTCGGCGAATCGTCTCGGTCGATCGGCACGACGACCCGGGCGGGTCGGGTCGGGTCCTCGACGTGGTTCGTCTACGTCGACGGCCGCCGCGTCGAGAGCGCCTTCGCCCTCTACCGGACCGTCCTCTCGGTGCTCTCGAGCGAACCCGTCCCCGAGAGCGGCGTCGGGACCGACGACCTTCGCGACCGACTTCAGCGGCAACTCGCGCGGCCGGATCGCCACGCGGTCGTCGCGGTCGACCACCACGACGAGCCCGAGACGCTCGCCTACGAGCGAGCCCGCGAGTTGCTCGCGCCCGTCACCGATAGCGTCTCGATCGTCGCCGTCGGCCGGGAGGCCCCCGACGAACTGGCGGCCGAGCAGCCGACCGTCACCGTCCCGGCCTACCGCGATCACGAACTCGTCGAGGTGATCTCCGATCGCGCGTCGACGGGGCTCGCCGCCGGCGCGCTCGATCACGAGTCCGTCCGCGAGCTGGCGGCGTGGGCCAACGGGAACGCCCACGACGCGCTCGCGGCTCTGTTCGGCGCCGCCGTCGTCGCGAGTCGGGACGGGAGCGACAGGGTCGCCGCGGAGCACCTCGAGCAGGCGAAAGCCGACGTTCCCGACGACTGCGTCCACCTCGATCGGGTGCTCTCGCTGTCCGAGACCCGCCAGCGCGTGCTGCTCGATCTCGTCGCCATCGACGCCGCCGACCGCCCGATCCGTGATCTCGCGACCGAGATCGCCGACCGATCGTCGCTGACCGCCGGCACCGTCAAACGATTCCTCTACGAACTCGCCGATCACGGCGTCGTCGAACGCGTCCCGCTCTCGACGACCGGGAGCGGCCGCCGCCCCAGCACCCTCGCGGTGCGGTTCCCGACGATCGCGTTCCGGACGCTCGGACCGAGCCCCAACGAAACCGACGAGCCCGCGGACGGGGACGATACTGCACCCGCGTCCTGA